The DNA window GTCAACTTCTAAAACATCAACGGGTTTACCCATATCTCGATCTAATCCCAGGCGAATTGCCGACATAGAATTATGATCGAGACCAAGAATCTGGGTAAAATTTGGATGGGGAATGGTTGGACGCAAGACTAAACGCACATTTAGGTGTCCGTTAACTTGATTTAAATCATCGTTAGGTGGATAAAAACTTATTACTATATCTGACCACTGTCGCTGTGGACGAATAAACTGTTCTGAGTCTGGTTCTCGCTTTTCTAGTTCTGCCAACACCTGTTCTTCTGTATATCCCCGCTTTTGTGTATCTCGCTTAACTTTCCAAGTAGCACGTAATTCTTCAGGGGGTGCCAGATAAACTTTCACGTCATAAGAATCACGAGCTGTACGAGTTGAATAGCCAAGCAATCCCTCAACGATCACGAATTTACCCGGTTTAATGTAAACTGGTGGCTCAAATGTCCCTGTTGTGTGACTGTAAACAGGCTTAAGAATAGGCTGTCCTATTCTCAGCAGTGACAGGTGCTGCTGCATAATATCTAAATGGTTGCAGTCGGGGTGAAGAGCTGTGATGCCAATTTCCGCACGTTGTTTGCGATCATAGCGATGGTAATCATCCGTACAAATGACTGTCACATTTTCTGGGCCAAGCACCTGAGCAATCCCTTTTGTGAGTGTGGTTTTTCCAGCAGCACTGTCACCAACAATACCAAGAATAATTGGACGGCTCATGGCTTTCTCCCGTGCAGATAGCGACTACAGTAAAGTGCAATTTTGGATTGTATGTTAGTTTACCAATTCTATAAATTTGTGAAATATAACTCAAGGAGTAGAAAGAGTGTTGCTATGCAAAATAATCACTAAATCTTAAAATAATCATCTAATAATCAAGGGTTATTGCCTTTAACTACAATTTGTGTCGATTTTTGTAAATTAATTAACTATAACTATAAATAACATCAAGATGACAAGAACACAGTTTTTGTTGTATATTTTTTGCCTTGTAAAGCATTTGTCTTTGATGGCTGGCGTGTTGTAGCTATTACTATTACCATAGTCTTTGCAAGTGTGATTCAACTATGGGGGAAGGAATTTATAGCGTTGCTGATTTCATGTATGAAAATAAGCGTCATACCAAAACCCTCGTCCAGGCAAGTTGAATTGCCAAAATTCCCTTAATAGCTTCACACTTTATGCTGTCAAAAATAGTGTCTAGTGGCTGGCATTATGCTATTAGAATGTAAGTAGAATTTTGAATTGGAGTTGTCTGTAAAGCCAATTATCTCAGGACACCCAAGCCTTTAAACGCCCCTAAAATGGTTTCGACTGCCAACGCAACCTGGAAAAAACCAGCGTTGCTGCAAACACATTAAAAATCAGCATTAAACCTGTAACCTTCATGATTTTGTCGATGAAGAACATAACCAGAAAATTCAGGAGCATCATCAGTGATAGTACCTTGACGATTGCGAAATCCATTCCAGGATAACGCGGTGCAATCATAATGAAAATCAGGATGACTGCAATGCCAACAGGTGGCACGATAATTGGAGATGCAACTGGAGAAATTGCAAGTTGAATTGCAGTGGGGTTAGCAGGCACCGGTGGCTCTACAGGGTGAACAACCGGGAAGATTGCTTTCAAAGCGGAAAGTAACAGAACAATGCCAGTCGCAATTTCTACAGCTTCTAAAGAAATCTTATAACGAGCTAACAAACTCCGTCCTAATAGCACGATGAACAAACAGATCGCACTGGCGATCAAAACTCCCTTGACTGCAACCTCCCGCTTGAATGCGAGCGACATTGAGTGCATGATTTTTGCAAAAGCGGGAATGGTTTTAATAGGCCCGATCGTTAAGAAAAAAATCGTAAAAATGAATGGTTCTGCTTCCATAGGACTAGGTTAATAACAAAATTGGCGAAAAGAAATACTATCACGCTGAAATGTCAGAAATCCCTTGATATTCTTCTTTTGATCAAAATATTTGTGTTGTTTTTTGTTTTGAACTCAATTTTGAAAGCAAGGTATGAGGCGATGCCCTATAAAAACAATGTTTTATTTCTCTAGCATCTATGTTGTGCTTGTGCAGCATTCTTTAATATAGAGCGATCGCGCTTCACTCAAAGAGACGGCAAAGGCCACCCTACAACTTCCAATAACGATCAAAAAACAAGGCGATCTCCATCATGACGTTCTGCGCTTCTGGAGTCAGAAAAGCGGTTAGATAATCGCCATGCGACATTCCCTCATACAGGTGCAACTCCGCAGGGATGCCTGCGGCTCTGAGCTTACAATGGGTACGGGTCGTTGTACTCAACAGTAGATCCCTCGTGCCAGAAATGAGGATAGCAGGTGGGCATCCAGAAAAATCGCCGTAAATTGGAGACAATTGCTCATCGTATAAAGCATGGCTACCTGCATATAGCTTCGTGGACTCTAATAATCTTCCTTCATCCGACCTAGCATACGATCCACTTCCGCATTTAGATACAAACTGTCTCCGGTTTTCGTCAAGTCAGCATAAGGCGTACCGAGGAACAAAGCCACTGGCATCGCTAGTCCCTCTTGTTTGCAGCGCAGCATTGTCGTCATGATCAATCCGGCTCCTGCGGAGGTGCCACCCATGACGACAGATTTAGGATCATAGTCGTTCACAACTGCTTTCCAGACTGTTAGCACATCATCTGGTGCTGCTGGAAAGGGGAAGTCGGGTGGCATTCGGTAATCTATCGACAAAGCGTGCGTTTGGCAAGTCTGAGCCTGTAACATCGCTTCTCCGACTGCTGCGATACCGCCATTGAACAAAAAGGCACCGCCATGCACATGAACAATCAGATGGTTCTCTTTGCCAGGGGCGATCAATTTAGGCGAGACTCGATAGCACGATACGCCCTCAATCTCGACAGACTCGATTGTGATACCCATTTGCTTGGCACCCGCGATCGCAAGATTTTCATACACCTGATTCGCCTCTTTCTGTAGCGCCTTCCAGCCTTCTGCGGTCGTCGGCATGGAGACAAGCGGCGGGATTGGCGTGGCAATATGCTTTTGTAGTTCGGGCGAAACCGTGCTTGGAACAGGGACTTCCTTTGCAGGGATGGCGAGGTGAGGCAGCGTTTCCATCGAGTCTACTCCTTACTAGATCAGTTAAATCTCTGCATTTTTCGGATTCAGACGCATCAACCCTATGATCATCGCCCGAAATGTTGCCCGATTAGCGTTGTTTCTGCCGTTTCTACTAGATCATCAGCAGCACGCGACAGACTGATTGTGTAAGTTCCTTCATCGATGCGCCACTGCCCTCGATCGCCATCAAACCTTGCCAGCAGTCGCGGATCAGCCATCATCTCCACCCGCTTTGATTCACCTGGTTCTAGTTGCACTCGCTCGAAACCCAGCAGCCGCATCCGTTTGTCACCTGCTGCTTCAGTTAAATAGAGTTGTGGCACATCTGCCCCTGCACGATCGCCCACATTCTTGACCGTAAGGCTTGCCTTAATTGTTTCACCGCCCTCAATGGTGAAGTTACTGTAGGCAAAGCGCGTATAGCTCAATCCATAACCAAACCCATAAAGCGGCTTTGCATTCGTTTTGGCAAACCAACGATAGCCAATCTCAGCCCCTTCATTAAAGTGAACGGTCGAAGGTTTACCAAAGGGTTCACCAAAATTTGGAAGTTCTGGACGTGGCAGTTGTTGAACATCGGCAGGGAACGTAATCGGCAAGCGACCTGAAGGATTGATTCGTCCAGTGAGGACTTCTGCGATCGCAGTTCCGCCCGCTTGTCCCGGAAACCATAGCTCGATGATCGCTTTGACTTTATCTCGCCACGGCATCGCGATCGGATTGCCTGTTTCGAGAACCACGATTGTATTCGGATTTGCAGTAGCGACAGCTTCGATCATGGCATCCTGTCCGTAAGGGAGGGTGAGATCCGGATCGTCGAAGCCTTCACTTTCAAATTTGACCCCAAAGACGATCGCAATATCTGCACGACGCGCTTGTTCAGCCGCATCAGCAGGATAAATGCCAGGATCGAACATCACCTTTGTATGGGGAAGTTGCTTCTTGATTTCCGCCAGTGGCGCACAAGGGTGATAAGCTTCGGTTCGGACGGGAGCAAGTAGGGAGTCTCCACCAATGGGAATTTCAGCTGCATAGCCACCGGTTGGTAGAGTTTGGCTCGATCCGCCCCCTGCAACGACTCCTTTGTTCACCTGCCAGCCAATCACCGCAATAGTTTTGAGATCAGGTGAAAGCGGTAGGATTGCATCGTCGTTTTTCAGCAACACAATCCCCTGACGAGCAACTTCCAGCGCCGCATCATTATGCTTCGCCATATCTACCGTGTATCCTGACTCACCATCCCATTGATCTACACCCACCATGTGAATTGATCGTAGAATCCGCCGCACCATATCAGATAATCGCGCTCTCGGAAATTCACCGTTTGCCATTGCTTCTTTGAGTGGCTCATTAAACCATTCTTTCTGGTCTAACTGTGCGCCTGAATGCTGATCGAGACCTTTAAGGGCGAAATCCCAATGATAAACTGCCATCCAGTCTGACATGATGTAGCCTTTGAAGCCGATCGCATCTTTGATCACACCATTCAAAATCGGATCATTGCCACAATTGTACGCGCCGTTAACTTTGTTGTACGCTCCCATCAGCGAACCCGGATTGCCGCGCTCGATGCCGATTTGGAACGCGAGTAAATCGGATTCTCGATGGGCGATCGGATCGATGATTGCATCTAACCAAAACTTGTTTATCTCATTGACGTTGAGCGAAACGTGCTTGAGCATCGATATCACGCCTTCGGACTGTGTGCCAATCACATTCTCAGCGCCCATCACACCGGAAAGCCAAGGATCTTCTGAGATGTATTCAAAGTTGCGTCCGTGGCGCGGATCACGAGGCAGATTAATACCACCACCACAGATTACATTGTAGCCGCGTAGTCTTGCCTCTCGACCGATCACCGCACCCGCTTCCCGTGCCAATGTCGGGTTAAAGGTTGAACCCAGGCACAGCCCACAAGGTAGGGCGGTTGCCGTATCACCGACTCGACTGCCGAGCGGATTAGTTACGCCAATTGGTCCGTCAGTAATTTTCTGGGGTGGAACTCCCAATCGCGGCACCCCTGGAACATAGCCCGCAAGTCGCCCAATCTCTTCGGGTACTCGCTTTTCTCTGACACCCCGCAGCACCACCATCAGACTGAGGATCAGCGAAAAGCGTTCATCATCAGTCATCTGCGCTTCAATCTCAGCAGCCCAGCGATCGGCTTCAGAGCTATTCAGTGCTTGTGAAACGGGACTTGATGAAACAGGATCTTGTACCATTACTGATCTCCTTTAGTCGATGAGTAGGCGCGAACTCGCTGAGAGATAGTGTTGCAATTCCAATCACTCGATCAACCTAGCAATCGCTGAATAGCACCCGCCTTGATTTCAGCTTCAAGCAAGAAATTGAGATCACAGATTCAGGCAAAACTTATTAAGTTGATGTACTGAAACATATCTAAGGCTAAATTAAAGTAAAAATGATTTTGTTAATTTTTATTTAAGAAAGCAAAATATATGCTTGTCACTATTAGGATTAAGCTTTTTGTATGCTTATTCATCAAAATATCAGATTGAAATAACTGTGGCGAACTGTCCAAAGTAAAATCTTTTACGGAACTCGGTGTTGGCGATCGCACTTTATGGCAAATAAGACTCTTGGTTTAGAAAAACACATTTATGATTACTTACTTTCCGTATCTCTACGGGAGCCAGAACTTCTAGCTCAACTGCGGCAGGAAACAGCACAGCATCCAATGGCTGAAATGCAAATTGCACCAGAGCAAGGACAATTGATGGGATTGCTGGTGCGGTTAATCGGGGCAAAGAAAACGTTGGATATTGGTGTCTTTACTGGTTATAGTTCTCTGGTAGTGGCATTGGCATTGCCAGCAGATGGCAAAGTAGTGGCTTGTGATGTCAGTGAAGAGTACACAGCTATTGCTCGTCGCTACTGGCAGCAAGCAGGTGTGGCAAATAAAATTGAATTGCACATTGCTCCAGCCCTGGAAACACTAGAGCAGTTGTTAGCAGCAGGAGAAGGAGAAAGCTTTGATTTTGCCTTTATTGATGCTGACAAAAGCAACTATGAGAATTATTATGAACTCGCTTTGCAACTTGTACGTTCAAAAGGGCTAATTGCGATCGACAACGTGTTATGGTCAGGTCAAGTAGCCGATCGCAATGTCCAAGACAATCGCACTAACAAAATTCGTGCTTTAAATCAGAAAATACATCAAGATCAAAGAGTTACGATCAGTATGATACCAATTGCAGATGGCTTGACTCTAGCTATGAAAAATTAAAACTTAGCATTTATGTATAGAAACTTAGAGTATTAAATCATTTTAAAAATTAATACACTAAATACTTACAAAAGTTGTCATTTAATATCATGTCCGGTTAATCAAACTGAAGAAAAATGTTTGCTCGTAGTCAGGACTAAAGTCCTCAAGCCGGAACTGAAATCCTGACTACAAACTGTTTATAATGGGCGATTTGACTAAAGCAGATTTGTTTTTACTATGAAGATGCGAGTATCTGTAGCGATCGCATTTGCTCCATATTGTATACATACATCGGCATTGGGTGTAGCACTGTCAAATTTTAAGAACTTGGAAAGATGCATCGTAACTTATCGAGCAACAGCGATCGCTAAGCCACTGTTAATTTTGTTGGCGCAGTTTTTCCTGCTGGCGTTTTCTTTTCTCTTCTGTCAAACTATCAAAACAGTGGGGACAAGAAATTCCTTCCTCGTACTTTAAAGAAGTGCGATCAACTTCTGAGAGCGGATGCCCACAACTAGCACACATTTGGTGAGTGCCAGATTCCAAACCGTGACGAACTGCCACGCGTTCATCGAAAACAAAACACTCTCCTTCCCACAAACTTTCTTCTGCTGGAACTTCCTCTAAATATTTGAGAATACCACCTTTGAGATGATAAACTTCTTGAAATCCTTGGGAGAGCATAAAAGCCGAAGCTTTTTCACAACGAATTCCACCAGTACAAAAGAGTGCCACCTTCTTGTGTTGATTTGGATCA is part of the Chlorogloeopsis sp. ULAP01 genome and encodes:
- a CDS encoding MarC family protein produces the protein MEAEPFIFTIFFLTIGPIKTIPAFAKIMHSMSLAFKREVAVKGVLIASAICLFIVLLGRSLLARYKISLEAVEIATGIVLLLSALKAIFPVVHPVEPPVPANPTAIQLAISPVASPIIVPPVGIAVILIFIMIAPRYPGMDFAIVKVLSLMMLLNFLVMFFIDKIMKVTGLMLIFNVFAATLVFSRLRWQSKPF
- a CDS encoding DUF3172 domain-containing protein; the protein is MHLSKFLKFDSATPNADVCIQYGANAIATDTRIFIVKTNLL
- a CDS encoding alpha/beta hydrolase fold domain-containing protein, translating into MPTTAEGWKALQKEANQVYENLAIAGAKQMGITIESVEIEGVSCYRVSPKLIAPGKENHLIVHVHGGAFLFNGGIAAVGEAMLQAQTCQTHALSIDYRMPPDFPFPAAPDDVLTVWKAVVNDYDPKSVVMGGTSAGAGLIMTTMLRCKQEGLAMPVALFLGTPYADLTKTGDSLYLNAEVDRMLGRMKEDY
- a CDS encoding glycoside hydrolase family 3 C-terminal domain-containing protein — translated: MPRLGVPPQKITDGPIGVTNPLGSRVGDTATALPCGLCLGSTFNPTLAREAGAVIGREARLRGYNVICGGGINLPRDPRHGRNFEYISEDPWLSGVMGAENVIGTQSEGVISMLKHVSLNVNEINKFWLDAIIDPIAHRESDLLAFQIGIERGNPGSLMGAYNKVNGAYNCGNDPILNGVIKDAIGFKGYIMSDWMAVYHWDFALKGLDQHSGAQLDQKEWFNEPLKEAMANGEFPRARLSDMVRRILRSIHMVGVDQWDGESGYTVDMAKHNDAALEVARQGIVLLKNDDAILPLSPDLKTIAVIGWQVNKGVVAGGGSSQTLPTGGYAAEIPIGGDSLLAPVRTEAYHPCAPLAEIKKQLPHTKVMFDPGIYPADAAEQARRADIAIVFGVKFESEGFDDPDLTLPYGQDAMIEAVATANPNTIVVLETGNPIAMPWRDKVKAIIELWFPGQAGGTAIAEVLTGRINPSGRLPITFPADVQQLPRPELPNFGEPFGKPSTVHFNEGAEIGYRWFAKTNAKPLYGFGYGLSYTRFAYSNFTIEGGETIKASLTVKNVGDRAGADVPQLYLTEAAGDKRMRLLGFERVQLEPGESKRVEMMADPRLLARFDGDRGQWRIDEGTYTISLSRAADDLVETAETTLIGQHFGR
- a CDS encoding class I SAM-dependent methyltransferase; protein product: MANKTLGLEKHIYDYLLSVSLREPELLAQLRQETAQHPMAEMQIAPEQGQLMGLLVRLIGAKKTLDIGVFTGYSSLVVALALPADGKVVACDVSEEYTAIARRYWQQAGVANKIELHIAPALETLEQLLAAGEGESFDFAFIDADKSNYENYYELALQLVRSKGLIAIDNVLWSGQVADRNVQDNRTNKIRALNQKIHQDQRVTISMIPIADGLTLAMKN
- a CDS encoding phosphoribulokinase is translated as MSRPIILGIVGDSAAGKTTLTKGIAQVLGPENVTVICTDDYHRYDRKQRAEIGITALHPDCNHLDIMQQHLSLLRIGQPILKPVYSHTTGTFEPPVYIKPGKFVIVEGLLGYSTRTARDSYDVKVYLAPPEELRATWKVKRDTQKRGYTEEQVLAELEKREPDSEQFIRPQRQWSDIVISFYPPNDDLNQVNGHLNVRLVLRPTIPHPNFTQILGLDHNSMSAIRLGLDRDMGKPVDVLEVDGHATLEQVNKLEHLICSDMPHLRSICDRDSNPELGKVAGTTGETIQSYPLALTQLLITYHMLKATQIH
- a CDS encoding alpha/beta hydrolase; the protein is MSPIYGDFSGCPPAILISGTRDLLLSTTTRTHCKLRAAGIPAELHLYEGMSHGDYLTAFLTPEAQNVMMEIALFFDRYWKL